In Risungbinella massiliensis, a single window of DNA contains:
- a CDS encoding catalase → MDTNNKNPQTNIENDDTLTNRQGHPITNNQNIRTVGNRGPATLENYDFIEKISHFDREKVPERIVHARGAGAHGYFESYGMVGDEPVSKYTRAKLFQEKGKKTPVFVRFSTVVHGLHSPETVRDPRGFAVKFYTEDGNWDLVGNNLKIFFIRDAMKFPDMIHAFRPDPVTNIQDPRRFFDFCANSPESFHMVTFVYSPWGIPSNYRMMQGSGVNTYKWVNSEGKAVLVKYHWEPKQGIKNLTMKEAEEIQGKNFSHATQDLYEAIERGDYPEWEMFVQIMEDSPHPELDFDPLDDTKLWPEDQFPWRPVGRMILNKNPENYFNEVEQVAFGTGVLVDGLDFSDDKMLQGRTFSYSDTQRYRVGANYLQLPINAAKKRVATNQEGGQLRYYNDKAPGQNLHVNYEPSSMGGLKEAEQTGKEHTPYVEGNLVRESIERNDNTKQAGDTYRHFEEWEKDELISNLVNDLAICPKDIQDKMITLAEEADEEYGRRLREGLSEKSKVMNEMKMEIGEEMHPLGAKDAHQAVKDAIEKGHEQDPY, encoded by the coding sequence ATGGATACAAATAACAAAAATCCACAAACGAATATTGAAAACGATGACACATTAACCAATCGACAGGGCCATCCGATCACAAACAACCAAAATATTCGAACGGTAGGCAATCGAGGACCAGCTACATTAGAGAATTATGACTTTATTGAAAAAATCAGTCACTTTGATCGAGAAAAAGTACCAGAGAGGATTGTCCATGCTCGTGGGGCTGGTGCTCATGGCTATTTTGAATCATATGGAATGGTCGGTGATGAGCCTGTATCCAAGTATACCCGTGCGAAACTTTTTCAAGAAAAAGGGAAAAAAACCCCTGTCTTTGTCCGGTTTTCAACGGTTGTTCACGGCCTGCATTCCCCAGAAACGGTTCGTGACCCTCGTGGATTTGCGGTGAAATTTTATACAGAAGATGGCAACTGGGATTTAGTCGGAAACAATTTAAAAATCTTCTTTATCCGAGATGCGATGAAATTTCCGGATATGATTCACGCCTTCCGTCCAGATCCAGTGACAAATATTCAGGACCCACGCCGTTTTTTTGATTTCTGTGCAAATTCACCTGAGTCCTTTCATATGGTGACTTTTGTTTATTCTCCATGGGGCATTCCGTCCAATTACCGCATGATGCAAGGATCAGGAGTTAACACCTATAAATGGGTGAATAGCGAAGGAAAAGCAGTTCTTGTAAAGTACCACTGGGAACCGAAACAAGGCATTAAGAATCTCACAATGAAGGAAGCGGAAGAAATTCAGGGGAAAAATTTCAGCCATGCAACACAGGATTTGTACGAAGCGATTGAGCGTGGTGACTATCCAGAATGGGAAATGTTTGTGCAGATTATGGAGGACAGTCCCCATCCTGAGCTTGATTTTGACCCGTTGGATGATACGAAGCTTTGGCCAGAGGATCAGTTCCCATGGCGACCAGTTGGACGTATGATCCTGAATAAAAATCCTGAGAACTATTTTAATGAAGTGGAACAAGTGGCTTTTGGAACAGGGGTTTTAGTGGATGGACTTGATTTCTCAGATGATAAAATGCTACAAGGAAGAACGTTTTCCTATTCCGATACCCAGCGTTATCGTGTTGGAGCCAACTATTTGCAACTTCCGATCAATGCGGCCAAAAAACGAGTCGCAACCAATCAGGAAGGCGGCCAATTGCGCTATTATAATGACAAAGCACCTGGGCAAAACCTGCATGTGAACTATGAACCATCAAGTATGGGTGGTTTAAAAGAGGCAGAACAAACGGGCAAAGAGCATACACCGTATGTGGAAGGGAATCTTGTTCGCGAATCGATCGAGCGAAATGATAATACAAAACAAGCTGGTGATACTTATCGGCATTTTGAAGAGTGGGAAAAAGATGAGTTAATCAGCAATCTCGTGAATGATCTCGCTATTTGTCCTAAGGATATTCAGGATAAAATGATTACCCTCGCCGAGGAAGCGGATGAAGAGTATGGCCGTCGTTTGAGGGAAGGTTTATCTGAGAAGAGCAAGGTGATGAACGAAATGAAGATGGAAATCGGTGAAGAAATGCATCCGCTCGGGGCAAAGGATGCACATCAGGCGGTAAAAGATGCAATTGAAAAAGGACATGAACAAGATCCTTATTAA
- a CDS encoding cupin domain-containing protein, with translation MSRLYYPPYMYPYPHYAPMYYSNVMVKKPQEKNPQVLEAILTGIKREATAIDFYNRLAKYAPNEKDKQHILQALEDEKVHLYRLTELYNTLTGRKPTYDIERVTFNTYKEGLQKAYELAVADYEEYRNSFYLAQYLPFRDVFWEACNDEANHANRFSSLSSYQVSRIELKDYGKKPFVVNIDEATKQNNTFRTALWTGDHLQVTLMSINVGDDIGLEVHPNVDQFLRIEEGQGLVQMGDRKDRLDFKAKVYDDYAIMVPAGKWHNLTNTGDKPLKLYTIYAPPEHPFGTVHKTKADAIKAEDKY, from the coding sequence ATGAGCAGATTGTACTATCCTCCCTATATGTATCCATATCCTCATTACGCACCAATGTATTACTCAAACGTTATGGTAAAAAAACCTCAAGAAAAAAATCCTCAAGTATTGGAAGCCATACTGACTGGAATAAAAAGAGAAGCTACTGCTATCGACTTCTATAATCGGTTAGCCAAGTATGCGCCGAATGAAAAGGATAAACAACATATTCTTCAAGCACTAGAAGATGAAAAAGTCCATTTGTATCGATTAACTGAACTGTATAATACGCTTACTGGAAGAAAGCCTACTTATGATATCGAGAGAGTTACATTTAATACTTATAAAGAAGGATTACAAAAAGCATATGAACTAGCAGTGGCCGATTACGAAGAGTATCGTAATAGTTTTTACCTTGCTCAATATTTACCATTTCGAGATGTATTTTGGGAAGCTTGCAATGATGAGGCAAATCATGCAAACCGTTTTAGTTCTTTATCGTCATACCAAGTAAGCCGTATTGAATTAAAAGATTATGGAAAAAAACCGTTTGTTGTAAATATCGATGAAGCAACTAAGCAAAATAACACGTTTCGTACTGCCTTATGGACAGGAGATCATCTGCAAGTAACCTTGATGAGTATCAATGTTGGAGATGACATCGGTTTAGAGGTTCATCCTAACGTTGATCAATTCTTACGTATTGAAGAGGGGCAAGGTTTAGTTCAAATGGGGGATCGGAAAGATCGATTGGATTTTAAAGCGAAAGTTTATGATGATTATGCCATCATGGTGCCAGCTGGTAAATGGCATAATCTAACCAATACAGGAGATAAACCTCTGAAGCTTTACACTATTTATGCGCCACCTGAGCATCCTTTCGGTACTGTTCATAAAACAAAAGCTGACGCAATAAAAGCTGAGGACAAATACTAG
- the rsgA gene encoding ribosome small subunit-dependent GTPase A: protein MFPLEQYGFGDRENKWLQVCENVGMKLGRVVLEHKRLYRVMTEMGELIGAVSGKFRYETMQTVQFPSVGDWVRVSISEDHKVTIHEVFPRFSQFTRKSVDSYQEDALVTNVDTVWIVQALNQDFNVRRLERYLVMAWESCAHPVVILNKCDLCTDIEQKVQEAESVAVGVPIHVISAEQEIGLNVLQSYLGSGQTVGILGSSGAGKSTLTNKMAGREVQLTQAIRDDDGKGRHTTTERHLISVPAGGCLVDTPGMRSLQLWSASTGLSDTYEDILELAKSCKFSNCQHKEEPDCAIQEALEEGILPTERFQSYLKLQRELAHLERKVDKQAAHEAQQKWKKINKMYRKHPKRR from the coding sequence TTGTTTCCATTAGAACAGTATGGTTTTGGTGATAGAGAAAACAAATGGCTACAGGTATGTGAGAATGTTGGAATGAAGTTAGGAAGAGTCGTGTTGGAGCACAAGCGACTCTACCGAGTGATGACCGAAATGGGCGAGCTTATAGGTGCAGTTTCAGGAAAATTCCGATATGAAACAATGCAAACAGTTCAATTTCCGTCAGTGGGGGATTGGGTTCGAGTTTCTATATCAGAAGACCATAAAGTAACGATCCATGAAGTCTTCCCCCGCTTTAGCCAGTTTACGAGAAAATCGGTTGATTCCTATCAGGAAGATGCACTTGTTACAAATGTGGATACGGTTTGGATTGTGCAGGCGCTCAATCAGGACTTTAATGTGCGTAGGTTAGAACGTTATTTGGTGATGGCGTGGGAAAGCTGCGCCCATCCAGTTGTGATACTAAATAAATGTGATCTTTGTACGGACATTGAACAAAAGGTTCAAGAGGCAGAGAGTGTGGCAGTAGGGGTTCCGATCCATGTAATCAGTGCAGAACAAGAAATTGGATTAAACGTTTTACAGAGCTACCTCGGTAGTGGGCAGACAGTTGGGATTTTAGGGTCATCTGGAGCTGGCAAGTCTACTTTAACTAACAAGATGGCAGGTAGAGAAGTTCAACTAACCCAAGCGATTCGTGATGATGATGGAAAAGGGCGACATACGACAACAGAGCGACATCTTATCTCGGTTCCAGCAGGAGGGTGTCTTGTAGACACTCCTGGCATGCGAAGTCTTCAACTCTGGTCAGCATCGACCGGGTTGAGTGATACGTATGAGGATATTCTCGAATTAGCAAAGAGCTGTAAATTTAGCAATTGTCAGCATAAGGAAGAGCCTGATTGTGCTATTCAGGAAGCATTAGAAGAGGGGATACTTCCTACGGAACGCTTTCAAAGCTATCTAAAGTTACAACGGGAACTAGCTCATTTGGAACGAAAAGTAGATAAGCAGGCTGCACACGAAGCACAACAGAAATGGAAGAAGATCAATAAAATGTATCGTAAACATCCCAAGCGTCGATAA